AGGCTGCCGGCGATGTCGGTCGCGCCGCCGACCGTACGGGCCACGGCGCTGGTGATACCAGTGGCAGTTCGCCACAGGCTGTTCAATGGGTTGTTGCGCGGCGGATGGTCGGGAACCGGCGTCAGGTGTGGGCGCCGGTTGGCTCGCTTTGCGACGGGCCGAGCAAACACGTCGCCCTCGACGTCGTCACACAGGCGGGCGAGGATGCGGGTCGCCGAGATGCCGTCGGCGAGGCAATGGTGGATCTTCATCAGGATCGCCCACCGATTGCCCTTCAGCCCTTCGATGACCCAGCACTCCCACAGCGGGCGGTCGCGATCGAGGCGGCGTTCCAATACATCGGCGGCGACCCGGAACAGTTCGGTGTCATCGCCCGGCCGTGGGACCGCAATGCGCCGCACATGACGGTTGATGTCGAACGCGGGATCCTCGACCCACTGCGGCGCCCCGAGATCGAAGGGCTGGGTGCGCAGCATCTGAATACATCGTGGAATCGCTTGAACACGTTGTGCCAGAACAGCTTTGAATTCGTCATACTTGGGCGGCGCGCCATCGATGATCGCGATTCCACCGATTGCCAAACTGACGTTGCGGTCAGAATCCTCGGCCGCGAGGAATCCCGCATCGAGCGTATTGAGCTGCTCCACGGGTCATCACCGCCGTTTCTCAGGCATTGCATCGCTTGGGATCTGTTCAAGTATCGGCGGTGACCACTGGTCAGAGGTGGCGACGACATTAATTCGTGTAAACAACAGGAGTCATTGGGTCGCAACGTAACTGGACACGAGTAAAAGAATATGTTGCTCTGAGTGTCGGGCGTCACCCTACTAAGGGTGTTCGTTTTCAACGCATTTCATTACGAAGGGCACTGCACGCGCAAATAAGTGTGCGGTCGGTTTGGCGGCAAGTATCGGCTTGCCTCCGACCGCAACGTGCACGACCCGGGGGCGCGCAAACCGGCGACCGCGCGTGGGCAACTCCGCGCCGCCCAACCACCCGGCCAAGACAGCCGCTGGCACCTGTAGGCAGAATCAGCGAATTTCCTTCGCGAGTTGGTAGACGGCGTCGGCGATTTCGTCGGGGCAGTCCTCCTGGACGAAATGCTTGCCTTGCAGCAGTGTCGAGTGATCGAGCCCAGCCGCGCGTTGTGCCTCTAGGCCGTAGCGGCGCCACGTCAGCCCGCGATCGCGCACTCCCCATACGATTTGTACGGGATACGGTGTGTCTCGCACCGCGGACAGATAAAGATTCTGCTTGGCGGCGGTCAGCTCGAAGCCCCGCATGATCTTCAGAAAGGCGCGGCCGCCGTCATCACCGAGCAACAATGGTATGTAGCAAGCGATTTCGGCGGCAGGCACATGTCGCGTGACTCCGATGTACCGCATCAAGGCCAAGAAGATCCCCGGCAGCTGCGTCGATTTCAACCACATTTCACCGACGCCTCGGTGGGCGAACGGCTCCATCATCCATGGCCGATGGAATTTATGCACTGCCACGGGCGAGTTGAGCACCGTGAGGGACCGAACCCGGTGTGGACGGGCGGTAGCGAGCTCGAATCCGATCGGCCCGCCGATATCGTGCACCACTAAATGGAAACGCTGGAGTTCCAGTGCATCCACAGCTGTTTCGAGCCATCGGCCAAGCCCGGTCCAGCTGTAGTCGGCGTCGGCCGGTCGCTCCGCGAGACCCAGTCCGGGAAGGTCGATCGCGATGCCGCGCAGTCCTCGGGCGGCGAGCGCAGGCACCACCTTGCGATAGAGGTAAGCCGACGCCGGCACACCATGCACGCAGACGACCGGTTCGCCGTCGGGTGGCCCGTCGTCAAGCACGAAAGATCGGATACCGCTCGCCGTGAATACCCGGCCCGACGCGCGGTGTCGTTCCAGCAGCGCGGACGTCATGCGCTGGCCAGCCGCAGCAATTCGTCCACCGACCACTGATCGTCGGCATGCTCGCCGTACTTGTGTGCGACCACTGTGCCGTCCGGGGCGATGAGGAAGTCGGCCGGCATGCTCAGGTGATTCTCGGTGGGTGCCAGACTGCCGACGAGGGCTCGCGCCGAGTGGGCCTGTCGCATGCCGCGGCCGGCGGCACGCACGACGTTTCGGTTGAAGACGCCGCGGAGCGAGTTCTCCACGCCGAACTCTCGGTAGAGGGTGCGTTCGGGATCGGCCACCATGGCGAAGGGCAGTTCGGTGACGTAGCGGCGGAGCCGGTCGGCGGAGGAATGGAACACCA
This genomic stretch from Mycobacterium paraterrae harbors:
- a CDS encoding alpha/beta fold hydrolase; protein product: MTSALLERHRASGRVFTASGIRSFVLDDGPPDGEPVVCVHGVPASAYLYRKVVPALAARGLRGIAIDLPGLGLAERPADADYSWTGLGRWLETAVDALELQRFHLVVHDIGGPIGFELATARPHRVRSLTVLNSPVAVHKFHRPWMMEPFAHRGVGEMWLKSTQLPGIFLALMRYIGVTRHVPAAEIACYIPLLLGDDGGRAFLKIMRGFELTAAKQNLYLSAVRDTPYPVQIVWGVRDRGLTWRRYGLEAQRAAGLDHSTLLQGKHFVQEDCPDEIADAVYQLAKEIR
- a CDS encoding peroxiredoxin-like family protein, coding for MPATHGLVHLQLRRFAGCPICNLHMHEVAARHDEISKAGIAEIVVFHSSADRLRRYVTELPFAMVADPERTLYREFGVENSLRGVFNRNVVRAAGRGMRQAHSARALVGSLAPTENHLSMPADFLIAPDGTVVAHKYGEHADDQWSVDELLRLASA